The following DNA comes from Streptomyces pristinaespiralis.
CCTGCACCAGGGTGTCCCATGCACCTGTGAGCAGCAGCAGACCGGTCGCGATCATCATGATCCCGCCGATCCGCATCACCCATGTGTAGTGCCGCTTGATCCAGCCGAAGGCGCCGAGCGCCTTGCGGAAGGCGACCGCGGCGACGATGAACGGCAGACCGAGACCGACGCAGTACGCGACAGACAGTACGGCCCCGCGGCCCGCGCTTCCCTCGTTGAGCGCGAGGGCCTGCACCGACGCGAGGGTCGGGCCGATGCACGGGGCCCAGCCCACTCCGAACAGGGCGCCGAGCAGCGGAGCGCCGACCAGCCCGGTCGCCGGCTTCTTGTGGAAGCGGAACTCGCGCTGGGTGAGCCAGGGCATCAGCCCCATGAAGAACACGCCCAGCAGGACCATCAGCACGCCGAGGACCTTGGA
Coding sequences within:
- a CDS encoding cytochrome c biogenesis CcdA family protein, with product MNETVFGGALLLALPIAVLGGLVSFFSPCVLPLVPGYLSYVTGVTGTDLADARRGRMVLGASLFVLGFTVVFVSGGAFFGYFGNSLLGHRDVLSKVLGVLMVLLGVFFMGLMPWLTQREFRFHKKPATGLVGAPLLGALFGVGWAPCIGPTLASVQALALNEGSAGRGAVLSVAYCVGLGLPFIVAAVAFRKALGAFGWIKRHYTWVMRIGGIMMIATGLLLLTGAWDTLVQEMQGWSSGFTVGI